GCTTCGGGCGGCTCGTCGGGACCGTCCAGGGGCCGGACGGGCCGATCGGCTACGCCGCGTTCGTCGCGCCCGCCCTGCTCGCCGCCTCGGCGATGAACGGCGCGGTGTTCGACGCGACGTTCAACCTGTTCTTCAAGTTCAAGTACGCGAAGGTCTACGACGCGGTGCTGGCCACCCCGATGGGACCGGTCGACATCGCGCTGGGCGAGGCCACGTGGTGCCTGATCCGCGGCGGCCTGTACTCGGGCGGGTTCCTCGTGGTGATGCTGTCGTTCGGCCTGGTCGACTCGCCGTGGGCGCTGCTGGCGCTGCCGGTGTGCCTGCTGGTCGCGGTGGCGTTCGCGGCGGTCGGCATGGCCGCGGCCACGTTCATGCGTTCGTGGCACGACTTCGACCTGGTGCAGCTGGCCGTGCTGCCGCTGTTCCTGTTCTCGACCACGTTCTACCCGCTGTCGGTGTACCCGGGCTGGTTGCAGGCGGTCGTGCGGTGCACCCCGCTGTACCACGCGATCGAGCTGACCAGGGGTCTGACCACCGGGAACGTCGCCTGGGCCGACCTCGGGCACGTCGCCTACTTCGCGGTGATGGCCGTCGTCGGGGTGGCCGTCGCGTCCCGGCGGCTCGGCAGGCTGCTGCTGACCTGAGGCGGACCCGCTGTTCGGACCGCCGCCGGCGGTGCCGTTACCCTGGGACGCGTGAGTGTCGAGTCGGTCTTCCCCGCCCTGGAACCCCTCCTGCCGAGGGTGTCCAAGCCGGTGCAGTACGTCGGCGGGGAGCTCAACGCGACCGTCAAGGACTGGGACGCCGCCGCCGTGCGGTGGGCCCTGATGTACCCGGACGCCTACGAGGTCGGGCTGCCCAACCAGGGCGTCATGATCCTGTACGAGGTCCTCAACGAGCAGCCGGACGTGCTGGCCGAGCGGACCTACGCCGTGTGGCCCGACCTGGAAGCGCTCATGCGCGAGCACGGCGTGCCGCAGTTCACCGTGGACGGC
This region of Saccharothrix longispora genomic DNA includes:
- a CDS encoding ABC transporter permease, whose product is MTRTLDRAASGTTRGLLFRLVPPGLYAGRSHALVERAYVVNRRAWLAVVSGFFEPLFFLLSLGFGFGRLVGTVQGPDGPIGYAAFVAPALLAASAMNGAVFDATFNLFFKFKYAKVYDAVLATPMGPVDIALGEATWCLIRGGLYSGGFLVVMLSFGLVDSPWALLALPVCLLVAVAFAAVGMAAATFMRSWHDFDLVQLAVLPLFLFSTTFYPLSVYPGWLQAVVRCTPLYHAIELTRGLTTGNVAWADLGHVAYFAVMAVVGVAVASRRLGRLLLT